The [Eubacterium] eligens ATCC 27750 genome segment CATTAAATAATCAAAGCTCTTTCATATGAACATTCATTCATATGTTCATTTTCATTATAACACCTATAAAACTTCTGTCAACAAGAATTCACTATATTTTTCCGCAAACATTTTATGTCCTTTCTCATCTAAATGCTGTCTGTCAACTTCACTTGGTTCAGCAGCACCAGCGGCATCAAAATAATAAAATCCATTTTCCTTTGCTATCTTTTCATATTCCCATGCAAGCTGCCTTGAAACATTTTCAGAACTTTCATTAAATTCAGGATCAAAGCCTTCTTCACCTACACCTTTTCCAAGATGAATCGGAGAAATTATAACTATCTTTGCATGTTCTCCTGCTGTCTTGTTAGCCTTTCTTGCAACTGCCTCCATTCCTTTTGCAATTGTCTTTGCATCAGCATGAAATTCAGTCTTGCAGTCATTCGTACCAAGCATTATAGCTATAACATCTACCGGCTTATGTGATTCAACAACTACTCCAATAAGATCAATGCCCTTTCTTGCATCTCTTACAGCATCTGGAAATATAGTTGTTCTTCCGCACAGTCCCTCTTCAATAATATTATATTCATTTCCAAGAAGATTAGCTATTCTGCCTGTCCATCTTACATCATAATCATATCTTCCTGATTTATCAGGCTTATATCCATAAGTATTAGAATCCCCAAAAAACAAAATATTTTTCATTGCCACATCCTCCCACAAAACATCTGTTAAATATACTGTTATCTTAATTCATACTTACTTTGTATGTTTATATGTTATAACTTCTTCGTGGCTTTGTCAACAAGGAATCACTATAAAAAATGCTCAGCCCTCCAGCATGTTGTGTCAGTCTATATTTCCAAGTGATATTTTACAGTATAGCATGCTTGATTTTTTATGAGCTGTGTGGGAGTTAAAGCTGCTATATACAAAAAATCAGTGCTAAAAAACGCGTTCAAGCGAAGCGCGTTGTTTTTTAGCACTGTAATATATTCTGTATATGGCAGCTTTTACTCCCACTAGGCGAATAAATCCATGAAAGCATGTTGTACTGTAAAACATCACTTGGAAATCTTCATACCTAACACAACCCTACTGCTCTCTTTGCAAGCCTGTCAGCCTCTTCATTTCCTTCAACCCCTGAATGTCCCCTGACCTTCACGAATCTGATATTAATTGAATCCCTGACAGATGTAATATAATTATAATATTCTATTGTTCCTTTTTTGTTTCGTTTCCATTCTCCCACAGCCCATGCCTTGATACCTGCATAATCATAGAATATAGAAATATCTTTAAGTCCAAGCTCTATTGCTTTTTTTACAGCAGACATGCTTCCAAGAATCTCTCCTGCGACATTACGCATTGAAGCCATCTCTTTATCACTGCCATTACCTGACAATTCATATCTTACACCATCATGCATAAGAAAACCGCCATATCCATACACTCCCGTTACAATATTAAAAGAACCATCAACAAATGCATAATCATTGTCAGGCATTACATCTTCCATATTGCTACTTCCGGTCTTTCCATTAATCTCCTGTACAGCTTCCCTTCCCATATAAGCCTTCGCCTCTTCCATAGACATGAAGCTCTTATATTCGGCAGCTGGAAAACCATGTACATTCTTCTTACATTCGTCCCATGTCTGATATATTCCGGGAACTTTACCTACACGCACAGCATAATATTTCTTAGCCATATATATTTCCCTATTCTGATTAATAAACTCGGATTACTCCGGCAATCTCTTTTACCACTGAAAGTCCGTTAAATACTGTCATTGCATCATTAAAATTCTTCTCTGCAACAACATCTGTAATAATAACAAGTTCAGCAACACCGTCCTTACGGCTCTTCTGGACCACCTGCGCAATACTTACATCATTGTTTCCAAGAACACTTGCAATGTTAGCAAGAACCCCCTGCTTGTCTAATGCTTCTATTCTTAAGAAGAATTTGCTCTTGGTTTCAGATATATCCTTAACAGGAAGCTCTTTGTAGCATGAGCAGCCAATCTTGCCGCATGAGCCATGAACTATGTTACGGCATACATCTATAATGTCCCCCATAACAGCAGAAGCTGTTGGCATCTGACCTGCGCCCCTGCCCATAAACATAGTATCATCACTTGCCTCACCATGAACAAATACTGCATTAAATGAATCTCTTACTGTAGCCAGAGGGTGATTCTCGTCAATAAGCATAGGATGAACCTTAACTTCTATTCCATCCGGTGTATTTCTGGCAAGTCCAAGAAGCTTGATAACATATCCGAATTCCTTAGCATACTTAATATCTTCTGCTGTAATCTTAGTAATACCCTCTGTATATACCTGATTAAATGTTACCCTTGAATTAAATGCGATTGATGACATAATAGCCATCTTTCTTCCTGCATCATATCCTTCAACATCTGCTGTAGGGTCTGCCTCTGCATATCCTAATTCTGTAGCCTTTGCAAGAGCGTCCTTATAATTCATTCCTGATTCAGTCATCTTTGTAAGGATATAATTAGTTGTTCCGTTAACAATACCAATAATCTCTGTGATATTGTTGCCAGCCATGCTCTGCTTTAATGGTCTGATTATTGGAATTGCTCCCGCAACAGCCGCCTCAAACTGAAGGTCAGCATGCATTTTGTCTGCCATTCCCATAACCTCTTCACCATGCTCAGCAAGAAGATCCTTATTGGCAGTAACAACCTGCTTTCCAGCCTCAAGTGCCTCAAGAATATACTGCTTTGCAGGAGTAGTTCCACCCATAAGCTCTATTACAATCTCAATATCCTTATCTTCAATAATATCCTTCCAGTTGTCAGTCAGTAATTCTCTGTCAATTGGATCACGGTCTTTATCAAGATTTCTTACAAGAACCTTCTTAACTACAAGTTCTGCACCCGTCTTACTAATCACATCATCTTTCATACTCTGACATAACTTGTATACACCTGTTCCAACTGTTCCTGCTCCTAATATAGCCGCATAAATCTTTCTGCTCATTACTTTGTACGCCCTCATTCCTGTTTATTATGTTAAGTTTATTATATTAATCTGTGATACATTTATTTCATATCTACAGCATCAACCTGATCCTTAAAGTTCTTTATAGCCTTCCCAGCCTTCTTTGTTACAGATACAATTCTCATAAGAGATATAAAATCCCATAACCCCTCTATCATCAGAGCAATTCCAATAAATACTATAAGTGCTGATGATGTTGAAAATGGATTCAATAATGCAATGATGCCAATAACAACCATTACAACTGCACCTATAAGCTCAATCCACCATTTGTCTGACTCAAGATGGTAGAAATCCACAGCATACTGAAGTTTAAGGATTCCATCAACAATAATAATAATTGCAAGTGCTGTTCCTAAAAAAACCGCAATAAAACCTGGTTTAATCACGAAAAACATACCAAATGCAAGAAGCGTAACTCCCTGTACAAGACCATATGATCCAAGAATCTCACTTCCCGCAATCCTGAAATAATTGATAAGTCTTAATACTCCCCAGACACATAAGGCAACTCCAATTCCTTTACATATGATTTCCTGGGATGCTGTTGGAAATATTACCAGCAGTAAGCCAAGAACAAACAATGCAATTGAAACAATAATAATCTCAAACTTAATTGTCTTTAACTTCTTATAAATACTGTTCATATGCTCCATCTCCTTTTCACTCATTTCAAAGTTCCGTAGTTCTTTTGTCTTTTGATTATACACAAAAAAGAACATCACTTC includes the following:
- a CDS encoding GDSL-type esterase/lipase family protein — protein: MKNILFFGDSNTYGYKPDKSGRYDYDVRWTGRIANLLGNEYNIIEEGLCGRTTIFPDAVRDARKGIDLIGVVVESHKPVDVIAIMLGTNDCKTEFHADAKTIAKGMEAVARKANKTAGEHAKIVIISPIHLGKGVGEEGFDPEFNESSENVSRQLAWEYEKIAKENGFYYFDAAGAAEPSEVDRQHLDEKGHKMFAEKYSEFLLTEVL
- a CDS encoding ribonuclease H1 domain-containing protein is translated as MAKKYYAVRVGKVPGIYQTWDECKKNVHGFPAAEYKSFMSMEEAKAYMGREAVQEINGKTGSSNMEDVMPDNDYAFVDGSFNIVTGVYGYGGFLMHDGVRYELSGNGSDKEMASMRNVAGEILGSMSAVKKAIELGLKDISIFYDYAGIKAWAVGEWKRNKKGTIEYYNYITSVRDSINIRFVKVRGHSGVEGNEEADRLAKRAVGLC
- a CDS encoding homoserine dehydrogenase produces the protein MSRKIYAAILGAGTVGTGVYKLCQSMKDDVISKTGAELVVKKVLVRNLDKDRDPIDRELLTDNWKDIIEDKDIEIVIELMGGTTPAKQYILEALEAGKQVVTANKDLLAEHGEEVMGMADKMHADLQFEAAVAGAIPIIRPLKQSMAGNNITEIIGIVNGTTNYILTKMTESGMNYKDALAKATELGYAEADPTADVEGYDAGRKMAIMSSIAFNSRVTFNQVYTEGITKITAEDIKYAKEFGYVIKLLGLARNTPDGIEVKVHPMLIDENHPLATVRDSFNAVFVHGEASDDTMFMGRGAGQMPTASAVMGDIIDVCRNIVHGSCGKIGCSCYKELPVKDISETKSKFFLRIEALDKQGVLANIASVLGNNDVSIAQVVQKSRKDGVAELVIITDVVAEKNFNDAMTVFNGLSVVKEIAGVIRVY
- a CDS encoding HdeD family acid-resistance protein codes for the protein MNSIYKKLKTIKFEIIIVSIALFVLGLLLVIFPTASQEIICKGIGVALCVWGVLRLINYFRIAGSEILGSYGLVQGVTLLAFGMFFVIKPGFIAVFLGTALAIIIIVDGILKLQYAVDFYHLESDKWWIELIGAVVMVVIGIIALLNPFSTSSALIVFIGIALMIEGLWDFISLMRIVSVTKKAGKAIKNFKDQVDAVDMK